The proteins below come from a single Cottoperca gobio chromosome 11, fCotGob3.1, whole genome shotgun sequence genomic window:
- the illr4 gene encoding immune-related, lectin-like receptor 4, giving the protein MSEDDLLYSIVNFTRGNAQLERDRKAGEREKVACSKGTWDGFKIPAPNNKPDPTGRCTVTSGRAALLVLGALLAASVVAFGLIFYEIIQTKERLQRMTDERDAVVKNLTAVIQRRCEVKPYKPCETCPEPPEGNIANSCEKCEEGWNSHGGNCYYFSTIKLNWKESRRQCQHQGGDLVKIDSNKEQEFLKLELSKKIVEDEDKFWIGLTDSKEEKKWLWPDNSPLSLSFWSANEPDNWMGHNPEGEDCVRMGERASSADLKSWFDNSCKVPHKRICEKPEQSGHLKCV; this is encoded by the exons CCCaactggagagagacaggaaagcgggagagagagagaaggtggcGTGCAGCAAAGGGACGTGGGACGGATTCAAAATCCCG GCTCCCAACAACAAACCGGACCCAACTGGACGCTGCACAGTGACATCAGGGAGAGCGGCCTTGTTGGTCCTCGGTGCTCTGCTGGCAGCTTCTGTCGTCGCTTTTGGCCTGATCT TTTATGAAATCATCCAAACCAAGGAACGTCTCCAAAGGATGACAGATGAGCGTGACGCTGTGGTAAAGAATCTCACAG CTGTTATTCAGAGACGCTGTGAAGTCAAACCATACAAACCATGCGAAACGTGCCCTGAACCTCCTGAAGGAAACATTG CTAACTCGTGTGAAAAATGTGAAGAAGGCTGGAACAGTCATGGAGGAAACTGCTATTATTTCTCCACCATCAAGTTAAACTGGAAAGAGAGCAGACGTCAATGCCAACATCAAGGAGGAGATTTGGTTAAGATAGACAGCAACAAGGAGCAG GAATTTCTGAAGCTTGAACTGAGCAAGAAAATTGTTGAGGATGAGGACAAGTTCTGGATCGGACTGACGGACtcaaaggaagaaaagaagtgGTTGTGGCCTGACAACTCGCCACTGAG TTTGTCTTTTTGGAGTGCCAACGAGCCAGACAACTGGATGGGACACAATCCAGAAGGAGAGGACTGTGTGAGGATGGGGGAGAGAGCCAGCAGCGCAGACCTGAAGTCTTGGTTTGATAACTCCTGCAAAGTGCCTCACAAACGTATCTGTGAGAAACCAGAACAAAGCGGACATTTAAAGTGCGTCTGA